The following proteins come from a genomic window of Rhodoligotrophos sp. CJ14:
- a CDS encoding ABC transporter ATP-binding protein → MLLTVEHLTIRFGGLVAVDDVSFEARAKEITAIIGPNGAGKTTVFNCLTGFYRPDIGRLRLSRPDKREYLLERMEGHHITRDAGVARTFQNIRLFQRMTVLENLIVAQHNALMRASGFTILGLLGVKAYRDAERQALEKARYWLDKVGLTEQADMDAGNLPYGAQRRLEIARAMCTDPVLLCLDEPAAGLNPRESADLNHLLAAIAREAGIGILLIEHDMSVVMGISDHIVVLDHGSKIAQGKPDAIRNDPIVIRAYLGEEEEAELPPDIAQTVGLSDGAQK, encoded by the coding sequence GTGCTTCTCACAGTCGAGCATCTCACCATTCGCTTTGGTGGCCTAGTCGCGGTCGATGATGTGTCCTTTGAGGCCCGCGCCAAGGAGATCACCGCCATCATTGGCCCCAATGGCGCCGGCAAGACCACCGTCTTCAACTGCCTGACCGGCTTTTACCGTCCCGACATTGGCCGGCTGCGCCTGTCCCGGCCAGATAAGCGGGAATATCTCTTGGAGCGCATGGAGGGCCACCACATCACCCGCGATGCGGGTGTGGCCCGCACCTTTCAGAACATCCGCCTGTTCCAGCGCATGACCGTTCTCGAGAACCTGATTGTCGCGCAGCATAATGCGCTGATGCGCGCCTCCGGCTTCACAATTCTCGGTTTGCTTGGCGTCAAGGCCTACCGGGATGCTGAGCGGCAGGCCCTGGAGAAGGCGCGATACTGGCTCGACAAGGTCGGGCTCACCGAGCAGGCCGATATGGATGCCGGTAACTTGCCCTATGGCGCGCAAAGGCGCTTGGAAATCGCCCGGGCCATGTGCACCGATCCCGTGCTGCTATGCCTTGATGAACCTGCCGCCGGGCTCAATCCGCGCGAATCGGCCGACCTCAACCATCTGTTGGCCGCCATCGCCCGCGAGGCCGGCATCGGCATTCTTCTCATCGAGCATGACATGAGCGTCGTTATGGGCATTTCCGACCATATCGTCGTGCTTGATCATGGCAGCAAAATCGCGCAAGGCAAGCCTGACGCCATTCGCAACGATCCGATCGTCATCCGCGCTTATCTCGGGGAGGAGGAGGAGGCGGAATTGCCCCCCGACATTGCGCAAACCGTCGGCCTGAGTGATGGAGCGCAGAAATGA
- a CDS encoding ABC transporter ATP-binding protein → MSPLLSVSRLHTFYGSVEALKGVDLTVNAGEIVSLIGSNGAGKSTLLMTICGNPRARHGEVRLDGEDITRLPSYQIVRKGVAQSPEGRRIFPRMTVLENLQMGAVSTDPAHFDNDLERVFAMFPRLAERRNQRGGTLSGGEQQMLAIGRALMSRPRLLLLDEPSLGLAPLVVKQIFHVIQEINREQGMTIFLVEQNAYHALRLAHRAYVMASGRIVMSGTGRELLANPEIRKAYLEAS, encoded by the coding sequence ATGAGCCCGCTGCTCTCCGTCTCCCGCCTGCACACCTTCTATGGCAGCGTCGAGGCTTTGAAGGGCGTCGATCTCACCGTCAATGCTGGCGAGATTGTTTCCCTCATCGGCTCGAATGGCGCGGGCAAATCGACCCTGCTGATGACCATCTGCGGCAATCCAAGGGCGCGCCACGGCGAGGTGAGGCTCGATGGCGAGGACATAACCCGCCTGCCCAGCTATCAGATCGTGCGCAAGGGGGTTGCCCAGTCGCCGGAGGGCCGTCGCATCTTTCCGCGCATGACGGTGCTCGAGAACCTGCAGATGGGCGCGGTCTCCACCGATCCCGCTCATTTCGATAATGATCTCGAGCGCGTCTTCGCCATGTTTCCAAGGCTCGCCGAGCGGCGCAACCAACGTGGCGGAACCCTGTCGGGTGGCGAGCAGCAAATGCTTGCGATCGGCCGAGCGCTGATGAGCAGGCCGCGCCTCTTGCTGCTCGACGAGCCATCCCTTGGCCTTGCGCCCCTGGTGGTCAAGCAGATCTTCCATGTCATCCAGGAGATCAATCGCGAGCAGGGCATGACCATCTTCCTGGTCGAGCAGAATGCCTATCATGCCCTGAGGCTTGCGCACCGCGCCTATGTCATGGCGAGCGGGCGTATCGTGATGTCCGGAACCGGTCGCGAATTGCTGGCCAACCCGGAAATCCGCAAAGCTTATCTCGAGGCAAGCTGA
- a CDS encoding DUF6867 family protein, whose amino-acid sequence MTEPLLGSSLSVFLGVTVVLAGFAAYMTGRAIAKTWRSPWQTVFYSIALAAVSRFLKWSLFGAEGLSLSGFLIDFIYLALVSFAAYRVTMANNMVRQYPWLYERSGIFAWKDKL is encoded by the coding sequence ATGACCGAACCGCTGCTTGGATCATCTCTGTCGGTTTTCCTGGGCGTGACTGTCGTCCTCGCAGGTTTTGCCGCCTACATGACCGGGCGCGCCATTGCCAAGACTTGGCGGTCACCCTGGCAGACCGTTTTCTATTCCATTGCGCTGGCAGCGGTCTCCCGCTTCCTCAAATGGAGCCTGTTCGGCGCCGAGGGCTTGTCCCTCTCCGGCTTCCTCATTGATTTCATCTATCTGGCGCTGGTCAGCTTTGCCGCCTATCGAGTGACAATGGCCAACAACATGGTGAGACAATATCCCTGGCTTTATGAGCGCAGCGGGATTTTTGCGTGGAAAGATAAGCTTTGA
- a CDS encoding branched-chain amino acid ABC transporter substrate-binding protein has product MRRFGFSMLMAAAAMSYGISAASADILISTVGPMTGQYAAFGEQMRRGAEMAVKDINAKGGVLGQQLKLVVEDDACDPKQAVAAANKVASEGVALVAGHFCSGSSIPASKVYMEEGILQISPGSTNPAFTDEGGPNIFRVCGRDDQQGIVAGELLKKRFSDKKVAILHDKTAYGKGLADATKAEFEKLGGKVALYEAYTAGEKDYSALVSKLKAEGIDVVYVGGYHTEAGLIIRQANEQGYKPQLISGDALVTDEFWKISGPAGEGTMMTFSPDPRKNPEAAPVVEAFKQTGYDPEGYTLYTYGAIQAWAQAAEKAGSIDLEKIEPVLRSNQAATVLGTVSFDEKGDVKAPGYVWYVWHNGKYDYEQGS; this is encoded by the coding sequence ATGAGGCGATTTGGATTTTCGATGCTCATGGCAGCGGCCGCCATGAGCTATGGCATATCGGCGGCAAGCGCCGACATCCTGATATCGACCGTCGGGCCCATGACAGGGCAATATGCGGCCTTCGGCGAGCAGATGCGGCGTGGCGCCGAGATGGCGGTGAAGGACATCAACGCCAAGGGCGGCGTTCTCGGGCAGCAGCTGAAGCTGGTGGTCGAGGACGATGCCTGTGACCCCAAGCAGGCGGTCGCCGCAGCAAATAAGGTGGCGAGTGAAGGCGTGGCCCTCGTCGCTGGCCATTTCTGCTCCGGATCATCCATTCCCGCCTCCAAGGTCTATATGGAAGAGGGGATTCTGCAGATCTCGCCCGGTTCCACCAACCCGGCCTTCACCGACGAGGGCGGACCCAACATCTTCCGCGTCTGCGGCCGTGACGATCAGCAGGGCATCGTGGCCGGTGAGCTCCTGAAGAAGCGCTTCAGCGACAAGAAGGTGGCGATCCTCCATGACAAGACCGCCTACGGCAAAGGTCTTGCCGATGCCACCAAGGCAGAGTTTGAGAAACTCGGCGGCAAGGTCGCGCTTTACGAAGCCTATACTGCCGGTGAGAAGGACTATTCCGCCCTCGTCTCCAAGCTGAAGGCAGAAGGCATTGATGTGGTCTATGTCGGCGGCTATCACACCGAGGCCGGCCTCATCATTCGCCAGGCCAACGAGCAGGGCTACAAGCCGCAGCTCATCTCCGGCGACGCGCTTGTCACCGACGAATTTTGGAAGATCTCCGGTCCTGCCGGCGAAGGCACGATGATGACCTTCAGCCCTGATCCGCGCAAGAATCCGGAAGCTGCTCCGGTGGTGGAAGCCTTCAAGCAGACCGGCTACGACCCGGAGGGCTACACTCTTTATACTTATGGCGCGATCCAGGCTTGGGCGCAGGCGGCTGAGAAGGCAGGCAGCATCGATCTCGAAAAGATCGAGCCGGTCTTGCGCAGCAACCAGGCGGCCACCGTTCTCGGCACCGTCAGCTTCGATGAAAAAGGTGACGTGAAGGCACCGGGCTATGTCTGGTATGTCTGGCACAATGGCAAGTACGACTACGAGCAGGGCTCGTAA
- a CDS encoding tetratricopeptide repeat protein: protein MTAAEQGFLGELEVTESVPGQASAAGPATTLAKPQARRPVAPQKQWMSVQQALRQAAALFSAGRLREAEILARQIAEARPKYPDAHNILGVAAHRLGRTEEGIRHIKQAIKLSPRHANFHANLGEMQRQVGRLDAALIALNKAIELNPQLPQAWNNIGIVHFDKREFAKAEQAYRRALAADPNYAEARNNLGNALRALGRLDESIAQYERAIELRKAYPEAYNNMATVLRDQLLFEQAEVAYRRALALRPSYIEAANNLAELLAVQNKSDEALQILTNLLQQQPNNLTALVNIARAHLARRNLGYAEKALKRALAIDPDHAGALAVYGELCHEADLHEQAVTYLRKAVEHNPNHVEAWNFLGIAEKSMGRMDKAREAFTRALTLQPGAIGAYTNLVDIETFTPDHPILAAMEKQLANASDPEDERFMVLHFSLGKAYDDIGDYDRAARHFQIGTRLKRQQVKYQEAAVMTFFARIRELFTADFLASNAFGGDPSDRPVFIVGFPRSGSTLTEQIIASHPQAHGAGEVKYLYDALGRLRQTYPNLPRYPDIVEQMKPVHFAAVAKDYLTRVGRGSGEALRVTDKLLTNYYFVGLIHILFPNARIIHTTRNPFEACVSTWTKLFKDEMPHTYDLGELGRYYREYERLMAHWHQVLPEGRILKVAYEDVVADLEGNARRIIEFCGLPWDEACLAFHRSKRPVKTASVVEVRRPIYDSSVERWRRYEQYLKPLTDELRAVEQG, encoded by the coding sequence ATGACGGCCGCTGAGCAAGGCTTCCTGGGAGAGCTCGAAGTGACGGAATCTGTTCCTGGACAAGCTTCCGCCGCAGGCCCGGCGACAACATTGGCCAAGCCGCAAGCGCGCCGGCCTGTTGCGCCTCAAAAGCAATGGATGTCGGTTCAGCAGGCTCTGCGACAGGCGGCGGCGCTGTTTTCAGCGGGCCGGCTGCGCGAGGCGGAGATACTGGCCCGTCAGATTGCGGAAGCCCGTCCGAAATATCCGGACGCCCACAATATCCTCGGTGTCGCCGCTCATCGCCTGGGCCGCACGGAGGAGGGCATTCGCCACATCAAGCAGGCCATCAAGCTCAGCCCGCGCCATGCCAATTTCCATGCCAATCTCGGCGAGATGCAGCGCCAGGTCGGACGGCTTGATGCAGCCCTGATCGCCCTGAACAAGGCCATTGAGCTCAATCCGCAATTGCCGCAGGCCTGGAACAATATCGGCATCGTTCATTTCGATAAGCGGGAATTTGCAAAGGCCGAGCAGGCCTACCGCCGGGCGCTGGCGGCTGATCCCAATTACGCCGAGGCTCGCAACAATCTCGGCAATGCTCTGCGCGCGCTTGGACGTCTGGATGAGTCGATCGCGCAGTACGAGCGCGCCATCGAGCTGCGCAAGGCCTATCCCGAAGCTTACAACAATATGGCAACCGTCCTGCGTGACCAGCTCCTGTTCGAGCAGGCAGAGGTGGCTTATCGCCGGGCCTTGGCCCTGCGACCGTCCTATATCGAGGCGGCAAATAACTTGGCGGAGCTCCTGGCGGTTCAGAACAAGTCGGATGAGGCGCTGCAGATCCTGACCAATCTGCTTCAGCAGCAGCCCAATAATCTCACGGCTTTGGTGAACATCGCTCGCGCCCACCTTGCCCGCCGCAATTTGGGCTATGCGGAGAAGGCGCTGAAGCGGGCACTGGCCATCGATCCCGATCACGCCGGGGCGCTGGCTGTCTATGGCGAGCTTTGCCACGAAGCCGATCTCCATGAGCAAGCGGTCACCTATCTCCGCAAAGCGGTGGAGCACAATCCCAACCATGTGGAAGCCTGGAACTTCCTTGGCATTGCCGAGAAATCGATGGGCCGTATGGACAAGGCACGCGAGGCCTTCACCCGGGCCTTGACCCTGCAGCCGGGCGCCATCGGCGCCTATACCAATCTGGTCGATATCGAGACCTTCACGCCCGATCATCCGATCTTGGCGGCTATGGAGAAACAGCTGGCCAATGCCAGCGACCCGGAGGATGAGCGCTTCATGGTGCTACATTTCTCCTTGGGCAAGGCCTATGACGATATCGGCGATTATGATCGCGCCGCTCGCCATTTCCAGATTGGCACCAGGCTCAAGCGCCAGCAGGTGAAATATCAGGAAGCGGCCGTCATGACCTTCTTTGCCAGGATCCGCGAGCTTTTCACCGCAGACTTCCTTGCCAGCAATGCCTTTGGAGGCGATCCCTCGGACCGTCCGGTCTTCATCGTCGGCTTCCCGCGGTCGGGCAGCACTCTCACCGAGCAGATCATTGCGAGCCACCCCCAGGCTCATGGCGCAGGCGAGGTGAAATATCTCTATGACGCCCTGGGGCGGCTGCGTCAGACCTATCCGAACCTGCCTCGCTATCCCGATATCGTGGAGCAGATGAAGCCCGTCCATTTCGCGGCGGTGGCGAAGGACTACCTCACGCGGGTCGGGCGAGGCTCCGGAGAGGCGCTCCGGGTGACCGACAAGCTTCTGACGAACTACTATTTCGTCGGCCTGATTCACATCCTCTTCCCGAACGCCCGGATCATCCACACCACCCGCAATCCCTTTGAGGCTTGTGTGTCGACCTGGACCAAGCTGTTCAAGGACGAGATGCCCCACACCTATGACCTGGGCGAGCTTGGGCGCTATTATCGGGAATATGAAAGGCTCATGGCCCATTGGCACCAAGTCTTGCCCGAAGGCAGGATCCTGAAGGTGGCCTATGAGGATGTGGTGGCCGATCTCGAGGGAAATGCGCGCCGCATCATCGAATTCTGCGGCTTGCCTTGGGATGAGGCATGCCTCGCCTTCCATCGGTCCAAACGGCCGGTAAAGACCGCAAGTGTGGTTGAGGTGCGCAGGCCGATCTATGACAGCTCGGTCGAGCGCTGGCGGCGCTACGAGCAATATCTGAAACCCCTGACAGACGAATTGCGGGCTGTGGAACAGGGCTGA
- a CDS encoding invasion associated locus B family protein: MVFVATAGSRASLCKMGGLRITAAAAAVVAGLALISGPVSAQAQKQPQPQAQGPAPTKTQKAFDGWIVTCIEAKNAKRCAMSQSRIVAKTRRVLFALSIARDGDKNLVSLLTTPTGVSVQDGIRLAMGDGEPLQVPYNVCGPRACQARLQLSNDLIEQLQESPKVAVNFVQANKRLVQTEIDLKGFSAAYSYFNEQMQ; this comes from the coding sequence ATGGTGTTTGTGGCAACGGCGGGCTCGCGCGCGTCTTTGTGCAAGATGGGCGGCCTGCGGATCACTGCGGCCGCAGCTGCGGTTGTCGCGGGCCTTGCCCTGATCAGCGGACCGGTCTCGGCCCAGGCTCAGAAGCAGCCGCAGCCGCAGGCTCAGGGTCCGGCGCCCACGAAGACGCAAAAGGCCTTTGACGGCTGGATCGTCACCTGCATCGAAGCAAAGAACGCCAAGCGCTGCGCCATGTCGCAATCGCGCATTGTGGCCAAGACGCGCCGGGTACTCTTTGCTCTGTCCATTGCCCGTGATGGTGACAAGAACCTGGTGAGCCTCTTGACCACCCCCACCGGCGTCTCTGTTCAGGACGGGATCCGCCTGGCCATGGGCGATGGTGAGCCATTGCAGGTGCCCTACAATGTCTGCGGCCCGCGGGCCTGTCAGGCACGGCTTCAGCTGAGCAACGACCTTATCGAGCAGCTGCAGGAATCACCCAAGGTGGCGGTAAACTTCGTCCAGGCGAATAAGCGGCTGGTGCAGACAGAGATCGATCTCAAAGGCTTTTCTGCGGCCTATTCCTATTTCAATGAACAAATGCAGTAG